One Glycine max cultivar Williams 82 chromosome 4, Glycine_max_v4.0, whole genome shotgun sequence DNA segment encodes these proteins:
- the LOC100499894 gene encoding WUSCHEL-related homeobox 4-like (The RefSeq protein has 2 substitutions compared to this genomic sequence): MGSMKVHQFTRGLIWEHEPFLTLGCKRLRPLAPKLPNTKTITTPFDLKSFIRPESGPRKPVSSDDTKKDPPSPQGQIETHPGGTRWNPTQEQIGILEMLYKGGMRTPNAQQIEQITVQLGKYGKIEGKNVFYWFQNHKARERQKQNRSSLASSHSPRTPTIHSVVTLETTRGEVVERDHEEDSPYKKKCRRWVFDCLEEQNMSSPCEQEEHRTLELFPLHPESR; this comes from the exons ATGGGCAGCATGAAGGTGCATCAGTTCACACGTGGATTAATCTGGGAGCACGAACCTTTCCTCACACTTGGCTGCAAGAGATTACGCCCTCTTGCTCCCAAGCTTCCCAACACCAAAACTATCACTACCCCTTTCGATCTCAAGAGCTTCATCAGGCCCGAAAGTGGCCCCAGAAAACCCGTTTCCTCTGACGACACTAAGAAGGATCCACCTTCACCCCAAGGCCAG ATTGAAACGCACCCAGGAGGGACACGGTGGAATCCTACGCAAGAACAGATAGGCATATTGGAGATGTTGTACAAAGGAGGGATGCGAACTCCGAATGCTCAACAGATAGAGCAGATCACTGTCCAGCTTGGAAAGTACGGCAAGATCGAAGGGAAGAACGTGTTCTATTGGTTTCAGAATCACAAAGCACGCGAGAGACAAAAGCAGAAGCGCAGCAGCCTTGCATCTTCTCATAGTCCTCGAACTCCCACAATTCACAGTGTTGTTACTTTGGAGACAACAAGG GGGGAAGTGGTAGAGAGAGATCACGAGGAAGATAGTCCGTACAAGAAGAAGTGCAGGAGATGGGTATTTGACTGCTTGGAAGAACAAAACATGTCATCACCTTGTGAACAAGAGGAACATAGAACTCTGGAGCTTTTTCCATTGCACCCGGAAGGCAGATGA